The following proteins come from a genomic window of Microbacterium sp. JZ31:
- a CDS encoding aldehyde dehydrogenase (NADP(+)) has product MTTTVFEGASGADEAVRAAHAAFLEARTRTREERASWLEAIADELEAHREELVGLAGEDTHLPEARLNGELTRSAFQLRLLADEVRTGAFLDATIDHADPDWGMGPRPDLRRINVPLGVVGVFGASNFPFAFSVMGGDSASALAAGCAVVHKVHDAHVGLGRRTVELVVDALARAGAPDGLFSGLIGLEAGTALVDHPLTRAIGFTGSERVGRLLLDRAAARPEPIPFYGELGSINPVVVTPAAWRERADEILSGFVASMTLGLGQFCTKPGLLFLPAEAAERAREQLPALLRDAPVGAGAMLSDGVREGFLHNRELVQDTPGVEVLLEGGAGDPPSPALFAANAGDLDADSPVLTREMFGPAGVVVAYASEAELLATLNRLPGQLTGGVHGADGEAVGAIASALTDRAGRVLRDGWPTGVTVSYAQQHGGPYPATTSGTTSVGTAAVGRFLRPVAFQDFADADLPPELQEANPLRIPRRVDGVWVRAEGA; this is encoded by the coding sequence ATGACGACGACGGTGTTCGAGGGCGCATCCGGCGCCGACGAGGCGGTGCGCGCGGCTCATGCCGCGTTCCTCGAGGCGCGCACGCGCACTCGCGAGGAGCGTGCCTCCTGGCTGGAGGCGATCGCGGACGAGCTCGAGGCGCACCGGGAGGAGCTCGTGGGGCTCGCGGGCGAGGACACGCACCTCCCCGAGGCGCGCTTGAACGGCGAGTTGACGCGATCGGCGTTCCAGCTGCGTCTGCTCGCGGACGAGGTGCGCACGGGCGCCTTCCTCGACGCGACGATCGACCATGCCGATCCCGATTGGGGAATGGGGCCCCGCCCCGACCTGCGGCGCATCAACGTGCCGCTGGGCGTGGTCGGCGTCTTCGGGGCCTCGAACTTCCCCTTCGCGTTCTCGGTGATGGGCGGCGACAGTGCTTCGGCGCTGGCTGCCGGATGCGCGGTCGTGCACAAGGTGCACGACGCGCACGTCGGCCTGGGGCGGCGGACGGTCGAGCTGGTGGTCGACGCGCTCGCTCGCGCGGGGGCGCCGGACGGGCTCTTCAGCGGCCTGATCGGTCTCGAGGCGGGGACAGCCCTGGTGGATCATCCCCTGACCCGGGCCATCGGCTTCACCGGCTCGGAGCGCGTGGGCCGCCTCCTGCTGGACCGGGCGGCGGCGCGACCGGAGCCGATCCCGTTCTACGGCGAGCTGGGCAGCATCAACCCCGTCGTCGTCACGCCCGCGGCGTGGCGCGAGCGGGCCGACGAGATCCTGAGCGGCTTCGTCGCGTCGATGACGCTCGGCCTCGGGCAGTTCTGCACGAAGCCCGGTCTGCTCTTCCTGCCCGCCGAGGCCGCCGAGCGGGCGCGCGAGCAGCTGCCCGCGCTGCTGCGCGACGCGCCCGTCGGAGCGGGGGCCATGCTGTCGGACGGCGTGCGCGAGGGCTTCCTGCACAACCGCGAGCTCGTGCAGGACACGCCCGGCGTCGAGGTGCTCCTCGAGGGCGGGGCGGGCGACCCGCCCTCCCCCGCGCTGTTCGCAGCGAACGCCGGCGACCTCGATGCGGACTCCCCCGTCCTCACGCGCGAGATGTTCGGCCCCGCCGGGGTGGTGGTGGCGTACGCGTCGGAGGCGGAGCTGCTCGCGACCTTGAACCGTCTTCCTGGTCAGCTGACCGGCGGCGTCCACGGCGCGGACGGCGAGGCGGTCGGCGCGATCGCCTCCGCGTTGACCGACCGCGCCGGCCGCGTGCTGCGCGACGGCTGGCCGACGGGCGTCACGGTGTCGTACGCGCAACAGCACGGCGGGCCCTATCCCGCGACGACGAGCGGCACGACCTCGGTGGGGACGGCTGCGGTCGGGCGCTTCCTGCGGCCCGTCGCGTTCCAGGACTTCGCCGACGCCGACCTGCCGCCCGAGCTGCAGGAGGCGAATCCGCTGCGCATCCCCCGACGCGTCGATGGTGTCTGGGTCCGGGCGGAAGGCGCGTGA
- a CDS encoding fumarylacetoacetate hydrolase family protein: protein MITAVREVLPQDDDAMLVGRVYDTQRRAPVPVLVRGRRVWSLAGAARTVSDLFDRADHLAVLRETADADATWSVDDIALPGGAGGAPLTLLPPIDLQAIKACGVTFAGSMIERVIEERSHGDARRAAEVREEMSRAVGADLAGVRPHTAAAEALKERLSARGWWSQYLEVGLGPDPEVFTKGPVLSAVGTGDDIGVPAFSSWNNPEPELVLAVDPRGRIVGVTLGNDVNLRDVEGRSALLLGMAKDNNRSTAIGPFIRVFDDAFTIDDARALTIDLTVTGADGYVLRGENTVSALSRSFEELVRAAHGEHHQYPDGFVLFTGTLFAPTEDRTEPGEGFTHELGDVVAIENARLGALVNTVRRTEELPPWTYGIRSLFTDLSREVV, encoded by the coding sequence GTGATCACCGCGGTTCGCGAGGTGCTCCCGCAGGATGACGACGCGATGCTCGTGGGGCGCGTCTACGACACCCAGCGGCGGGCTCCCGTGCCCGTGCTCGTCCGAGGGCGCCGCGTCTGGTCGCTCGCCGGGGCGGCGCGCACCGTGTCCGACCTCTTCGACCGCGCGGACCACCTGGCCGTGCTGAGGGAGACGGCGGACGCCGACGCGACGTGGAGCGTCGATGACATCGCGCTGCCCGGAGGCGCCGGCGGCGCGCCGCTCACGCTGCTGCCGCCCATCGACCTCCAGGCGATCAAGGCCTGCGGCGTGACGTTCGCCGGCTCGATGATCGAGCGCGTGATCGAGGAGCGCTCCCACGGCGACGCCCGGCGTGCGGCCGAGGTGCGCGAGGAGATGTCGCGCGCCGTCGGGGCAGATCTCGCGGGCGTCCGCCCCCACACGGCGGCCGCCGAGGCGTTGAAGGAGAGGCTGTCGGCGCGGGGCTGGTGGTCGCAGTACCTGGAGGTCGGGCTGGGACCCGATCCCGAGGTCTTCACCAAGGGACCCGTGCTGTCGGCCGTGGGCACGGGCGACGACATCGGCGTGCCGGCGTTCTCCTCGTGGAACAACCCGGAGCCCGAACTCGTCCTCGCGGTCGATCCGCGCGGCCGGATCGTCGGCGTGACCCTCGGCAACGACGTCAACCTGCGCGACGTCGAGGGGCGCAGCGCGCTGCTGCTCGGTATGGCGAAGGACAACAACCGCTCGACGGCGATCGGCCCGTTCATCCGCGTCTTCGACGACGCCTTCACGATAGACGACGCGCGCGCCCTCACGATCGACCTCACGGTCACGGGGGCGGACGGATATGTGCTGCGCGGCGAGAACACCGTCTCGGCGCTCAGCCGCAGCTTCGAGGAGCTGGTGCGCGCCGCGCACGGAGAGCACCACCAGTACCCCGACGGCTTCGTGCTGTTCACGGGCACGCTCTTCGCGCCGACCGAGGACCGCACGGAGCCCGGCGAGGGCTTCACGCACGAGCTCGGCGACGTCGTGGCGATCGAGAACGCGCGACTCGGTGCGCTCGTCAACACGGTCCGCCGCACGGAAGAACTGCCGCCGTGGACGTACGGGATCCGCAGTCTCTTCACCGACCTTTCGCGAGAAGTAGTCTGA
- a CDS encoding GntR family transcriptional regulator, with translation MAERADDRAGRADVSRSAAASVYERIRTMILASEIAPGEKLNIDQLARQLGVSQTPVREAVQRLEGDQLVVARRPRGYATTQLLDEAGLRHMFEVRLLLEPWSARAAAVDRAANPGAAMLREIDRFAAEMHGDPRHLMSAHDTRFHELILRAVGNDFLANAFRQMHPHLHLFRLYPADIDGAHTIAEHERIARAIAAADPDEAEQAMRAHLLAAMERFSAGVDGGAPSLAGVRPGAVRPRTADVG, from the coding sequence ATGGCAGAACGCGCAGACGACCGCGCCGGTCGGGCCGACGTGTCGCGCTCCGCCGCGGCGTCGGTGTACGAGCGGATCCGGACGATGATCCTCGCCAGCGAGATCGCGCCGGGTGAGAAGCTCAACATCGACCAGCTGGCCCGTCAGCTCGGCGTCTCGCAGACCCCCGTGCGCGAGGCGGTCCAGCGCCTCGAGGGCGACCAGCTGGTGGTGGCGCGGCGGCCCCGCGGCTACGCCACCACCCAGCTGCTGGACGAGGCGGGCCTTCGCCACATGTTCGAGGTGCGTCTGCTGCTCGAGCCGTGGAGCGCACGGGCGGCGGCCGTCGACCGTGCGGCGAACCCCGGTGCCGCGATGCTGCGCGAGATCGATCGCTTCGCTGCGGAGATGCACGGAGACCCCCGGCACCTGATGAGCGCGCACGACACGCGCTTCCACGAGCTGATCCTGCGCGCGGTCGGAAACGACTTCCTGGCGAACGCGTTCCGTCAGATGCACCCGCATCTGCACCTGTTCCGCCTGTACCCGGCGGACATCGACGGCGCGCACACCATCGCCGAGCACGAGCGGATCGCGCGCGCGATCGCCGCGGCCGATCCGGACGAGGCCGAGCAGGCGATGCGCGCCCATCTGCTCGCGGCCATGGAGCGCTTCTCGGCCGGAGTGGACGGCGGGGCGCCGTCCCTGGCCGGCGTGCGTCCGGGAGCCGTGCGTCCCCGGACGGCCGACGTCGGCTGA
- a CDS encoding aminoglycoside phosphotransferase family protein: protein MTVSFPGRHAIDEPLVRKLVREQFPQWSTLPVSPVTDAGNDHRVFRLGEDLIVRVPADVDYVPQVRKEQAWLPKLAPQVSLPIPRVVGRGRPSEIFPAPWSIYSWIEGRRPDPGRLSGDVAAATDLAVFLVSLRRADATEGPAPGLHSAYRGASVARWDDQVRSRLPLLDERERDRAAALWNDATSTTDVAHPVWVHGDVAISNLLVDDGGSLAAIIDFGCSAVGDPACDTVIFWTQFRGPARRAFRSTLDLDDATWSRGAGWALWKGLLMLTNTPPGQAAFARRVLDEVLELNG from the coding sequence ATGACCGTCTCGTTCCCCGGCCGTCACGCGATCGACGAGCCGCTGGTCCGGAAACTCGTGCGAGAGCAGTTTCCTCAATGGTCGACCCTGCCCGTGAGCCCAGTCACCGATGCGGGAAACGATCATCGAGTGTTCCGCCTCGGGGAAGATCTCATCGTTCGCGTTCCCGCGGATGTCGACTACGTCCCGCAGGTGCGCAAGGAGCAGGCGTGGCTGCCGAAGCTCGCGCCTCAGGTATCGCTGCCGATTCCGCGGGTCGTCGGTCGCGGAAGACCGAGCGAGATCTTCCCGGCGCCATGGTCGATCTACAGCTGGATCGAGGGCCGTCGGCCGGACCCTGGCCGCCTGAGCGGCGACGTCGCTGCGGCAACCGACCTGGCCGTCTTTCTGGTGTCCTTGCGCCGGGCGGATGCCACAGAGGGACCGGCACCGGGCCTGCACAGCGCCTATCGCGGTGCCTCCGTCGCCCGGTGGGATGACCAGGTGCGCAGCCGTCTACCCCTTCTCGACGAGCGAGAACGAGACCGTGCTGCTGCTCTCTGGAACGACGCCACCTCGACGACCGACGTCGCGCACCCCGTGTGGGTGCACGGCGACGTCGCGATCAGCAATCTGCTCGTCGACGACGGGGGGTCGCTTGCGGCCATCATCGATTTCGGGTGCTCCGCCGTCGGCGATCCCGCCTGCGACACCGTCATCTTCTGGACGCAGTTCCGGGGACCAGCACGACGCGCTTTCCGATCGACACTCGACCTCGACGATGCCACGTGGTCGCGCGGCGCCGGATGGGCTCTCTGGAAGGGCCTCCTCATGTTGACGAACACACCCCCCGGCCAAGCAGCGTTCGCACGTCGCGTGCTGGACGAAGTGCTGGAGCTGAATGGCTAG
- a CDS encoding protein adenylyltransferase SelO translates to MTGALTSAVTFGNSFARDLPEMAVPWQAEEFPDARLIVLNEQLSGELGLEPAFLRSPDGVALLCGNAVPDGTTPVAQAYAGHQFGGYSPRLGDGRALLLGDLTDPQGRMRDVHLKGSGATPFARAGDGLAALGPMLREYVISEAMDALGIPTTRSLAVVTTGASVYRETVLPGAVLARVASSHLRVGSFQYAAASGNADLRDRLVRHAIRRHYPHLEGAENPALALFDAVLSAQASLIARWMLVGFVHGVMNTDNMTISGETIDYGPCAFMDAFDPATVYSSIDVGGRYAYGNQPAIGEWNLARFAETLLPAFHDDREQAIAIAQEALGAFRGRYTEAWRTGFLAKLGLRDDADETAVDQLINDLLALLHANHVDYTSFFRMLGGAVHGPSEPVRTRFLDLAAIDAWIERWRAFGPDAELMARVNPAYIPRNHLVEEALAAATDGDLDPFHRLLEAVTQPFHERSGWERYAEQAPEDFGAYRTFCGT, encoded by the coding sequence ATGACAGGCGCACTCACGTCCGCCGTGACTTTCGGCAACAGCTTCGCGCGGGACCTGCCGGAGATGGCGGTGCCGTGGCAGGCCGAGGAGTTCCCCGACGCGCGCCTGATCGTGCTCAACGAGCAGCTCTCAGGCGAGCTCGGCCTGGAGCCGGCGTTCCTCCGATCCCCGGACGGCGTCGCGCTGCTGTGCGGCAACGCCGTGCCCGACGGCACGACACCGGTCGCGCAGGCGTACGCGGGTCATCAGTTCGGGGGATACTCGCCGCGTCTCGGTGACGGCCGCGCGCTGCTGCTCGGCGATCTCACCGACCCGCAGGGGCGCATGCGCGACGTCCACCTGAAAGGGTCCGGGGCGACGCCGTTCGCCCGCGCGGGGGACGGGCTGGCCGCGCTCGGGCCCATGCTGCGCGAGTACGTCATCAGCGAAGCCATGGACGCCCTGGGCATCCCGACCACCCGATCGCTCGCCGTCGTCACGACGGGCGCCTCGGTGTACCGCGAGACCGTGCTGCCCGGCGCCGTGCTCGCGCGCGTCGCCAGCAGCCACCTCCGCGTGGGCAGCTTCCAGTACGCGGCGGCATCGGGGAACGCGGATCTGCGCGACCGGCTCGTCCGGCACGCGATCCGCCGCCACTATCCGCACCTCGAGGGTGCCGAGAACCCCGCGCTCGCGCTGTTCGACGCGGTGCTGAGCGCCCAGGCGTCGCTGATCGCGCGGTGGATGCTCGTGGGGTTCGTGCACGGCGTGATGAACACCGACAACATGACGATCTCGGGCGAGACCATCGACTACGGGCCGTGCGCCTTCATGGACGCGTTCGACCCCGCCACGGTGTACAGCTCGATCGACGTCGGCGGCCGCTATGCGTACGGCAACCAGCCCGCGATCGGCGAGTGGAACCTCGCGCGGTTCGCCGAGACGCTGCTGCCCGCGTTCCACGACGACCGGGAGCAGGCGATCGCGATCGCCCAGGAGGCACTGGGCGCCTTCCGCGGCCGCTACACGGAGGCGTGGCGGACCGGATTCCTGGCGAAGCTCGGGCTGCGGGACGACGCGGACGAGACCGCGGTGGACCAGCTGATCAACGATCTGCTCGCGCTCCTTCACGCGAACCACGTCGATTACACGTCCTTCTTCCGCATGCTCGGCGGTGCCGTGCACGGCCCCTCCGAGCCGGTGCGCACCCGGTTCCTCGATCTCGCGGCGATCGACGCGTGGATCGAACGGTGGCGCGCGTTCGGGCCCGACGCGGAGCTGATGGCACGCGTGAACCCGGCCTACATCCCGCGCAACCATCTCGTCGAGGAGGCGCTGGCCGCCGCCACCGACGGCGACCTGGATCCGTTCCACCGCCTGCTGGAGGCCGTCACCCAGCCGTTCCACGAGCGCTCGGGCTGGGAGCGCTACGCCGAGCAGGCCCCCGAGGACTTCGGCGCCTACCGCACGTTCTGCGGCACCTGA